From the genome of Triticum aestivum cultivar Chinese Spring chromosome 3B, IWGSC CS RefSeq v2.1, whole genome shotgun sequence, one region includes:
- the LOC123066162 gene encoding uncharacterized protein: MAVYIRLDDAVRARLRGDGGGTSSGSDHDASACLSDLVQAFLETDAAGNGDDAAGPAPKGRDGYDSDDADGAAEAAASVRELLDPPAAEDPFRIRLAAAVSAALDAEAPLRGHGAAFRRAVMRRLRAAGYDAGVCRSRWETCGNLTAGTYEYIDVVVPAAGKAARYIVDADFRAGLEVARATAEYAVVVAAVPAKAVVSREEAVGRAVRVAADAARRSLRAHGLHVPPWRKSRYMLAKWLGPYKRSPSSSSSASGAMPAPGGPGMDIIKCRAVGFFPSQTAAPAARIK; encoded by the coding sequence ATGGCCGTGTACATCCGCCTGGACGACGCCGTGCGCGCGCGCCTCCGCGGGGACGGGGGTGGCACCAGCAGCGGCAGCGACCACGACGCCTCCGCCTGCCTCTCCGACCTCGTCCAGGCCTTCCTCGAGACGGACGCCGCCGGCAACGGGGACGACGCGGCCGGGCCGGCCCCGAAAGGACGTGACGGGTACGACTCCGACGACGCGGACGGCGCCGCGGAGGCGGCCGCGTCCGTGCGGGAGCTGCTCGACCCGCCGGCCGCGGAGGACCCCTTCCGGATCAGGCTGGCGGCCGCCGTGTCCGCGGCGCTGGACGCGGAGGCGCCGCTGCGGGGGCACGGCGCGGCGTTCCGGCGCGCGGTGATGCGGCGGCTGCGTGCCGCTGGGTACGACGCCGGCGTGTGCAGGTCGCGCTGGGAGACGTGCGGCAACCTGACGGCCGGGACGTACGAGTACATCGACGTGGTCGTGCCGGCCGCGGGGAAGGCGGCGAGGTACATTGTGGACGCGGACTTCCGGGCGGGGCTGGAGGTGGCGCGCGCGACGGCGGAGTACGCGGTCGTCGTGGCCGCGGTGCCGGCCAAGGCGGTGGTCTCGCGGGAGGAGGCCGTGGGGCGCGCCGTGCGCGTGGCCGCCGACGCCGCGCGCCGGTCGCTCCGGGCGCACGGCCTGCACGTGCCGCCGTGGCGCAAGAGCCGGTACATGCTCGCCAAGTGGCTGGGGCCCTACAAGCGGTCGCCGTCCTCCTCATCATCGGCGTCCGGCGCAATGCCGGCGCCCGGCGGCCCCGGGATGGACATCATCAAGTGCCGCGCCGTCGGGTTCTTCCCGTCCCAGACGGCCGCGCCGGCGGCGAGGATCAAGTAA